The Nothobranchius furzeri strain GRZ-AD chromosome 8, NfurGRZ-RIMD1, whole genome shotgun sequence genome includes a region encoding these proteins:
- the plpp2b gene encoding phospholipid phosphatase 2b, with protein sequence MNDLMKKKLYVLMDVLCVLVASLPSIILTIVSKPYQRGVYCDDQSIMYPLKPDTITHGTLAAITISCIIIIISSGEAYLVYRKRIYSNSHFNQYVAALYKVVGTFLFGASVSQSLTDLAKYTIGRPRPNFMAVCAPKLCSGYMQVINCTGSLSDVTESRLSFYSGHSSFGMYCMLFLALYVQARLAAKWARLLRPTIQFFLVAFAVYVGYTRVSDYKHHWSDVLVGLLQGALVAVLNVRFVSDFLKKRPPRCTKSDAVDGEESGRKPNLQITDVEHGNHYNFRNNPGTL encoded by the exons ATGAACGACCTGATGAAGAAGAAGTTATACGTGCTGATGGATGTGCTGTGCGTTCTTGTTG CGTCGCTGCCCTCCATAATTCTGACTATTGTGTCCAAACCATATCAGAGGGGGGTTTATTGTGATGACCAGAGCATCATGTACCCCCTGAAGCCAGACACCATCACCCACGGCACGCTGGCAGCCATCACCATCTCCTGCATTATTATCATT ATCTCATCTGGAGAGGCTTACCTTGTCTACAGAAAGAGAATTTACTCAAATTCGCACTTCAATCAGTACGTTGCTGCGCTCTACAAGGTGGTGGGCACCTTCTTGTTTGGAGCCAGTGTCAGCCAGTCGCTGACCGACCTCGCCAAGTACACAATTGGCCGTCCGAGGCCTAACTTCATGGCCGTGTGTGCCCCAAAGCTCTGCTCAGGGTACATGCAGGTGATCAACTGCACGGGCAGTTTATCTGACGTCACAGAGTCAAG ATTGTCCTTCTACTCCGGTCATTCCTCTTTTGGAATGTACTGCATGCTCTTCCTGGCG CTTTATGTGCAGGCCAGACTTGCGGCTAAGTGGGCCAGACTTCTCCGACCTACCATCCAGTTCTTCCTGGTGGCCTTCGCCGTATATGTGGGCTACACCCGAGTCTCTGATTACAAGCACCACTGGAGCGATGTGCTGGTGGGGCTGCTGCAGGGAGCCCTTGTTGCTGTACTCAAT gttcgcTTTGTGTCAGATTTTTTAAAGAAGCGTCCTCCCCGTTGCACAAAGTCGGACGCGGTCGATGGCGAGGAGTCGGGAAGGAAGCCAAACCTGCAGATCACGGACGTGGAGCACGGGAACCATTACAACTTCCGCAACAATCCTGGCACTTTGTGA